The DNA window CTGGCCGGAGAAAATATCGCCGGGGAGAAATTCTTCCCCGCCCGCTGGACTCCGCAGCGCAAAGCGCTCATCTTGCAGAGTCGCCTGGATGCAGGCACGGCGCTGGTTGAAGCGATCCAGGCCGCCGAGAAGAAACCCCTGGTTTTTGTGCAGTCATCGGCGATCGGCTACTATGGCACGCAGGGTGATGAACCGCTGACCGAGACTTCGCCCACCGGGAGTGATTTTGTGGCCGAAGTCTCCCAACAATGGGAAGCGGTTTCTGCCGCGGTTGAAGCTCTGGGTGTGCGACGTGTGATCGTGCGCACCGGCGTGGTACTCAGCCTTGCGGGTGGAGCGTTGCCGCGCATGTTGCTGCCCTATCGCCTGTTTGCAGGCGGCACGTTTGGGCATGGCCGCCAGTGGTATTCGTGGATTCATATCGCCGATACCGCATCTGCGTTGCGCTTTGTCATCACCAATTCGCAGGCCAATGGTGTGGTAAATCTAACCGCCCCCAACCCGCTGAC is part of the Chloroflexota bacterium genome and encodes:
- a CDS encoding TIGR01777 family protein, which gives rise to MKVLIAGGSGLIGREFVKQFLEAGDQPLVLTRQPAGTLELPPGVTAIQWDGKSAQGWGDVINTVDAVVNLAGENIAGEKFFPARWTPQRKALILQSRLDAGTALVEAIQAAEKKPLVFVQSSAIGYYGTQGDEPLTETSPTGSDFVAEVSQQWEAVSAAVEALGVRRVIVRTGVVLSLAGGALPRMLLPYRLFAGGTFGHGRQWYSWIHIADTASALRFVITNSQANGVVNLTAPNPLTNADFGKALGKVMRRPSVIPLPGFVMRLMFGEVATVVLDGQRVLPEKLQALGFSFKFPTAETAFRDLLGK